Proteins from one Trichoplusia ni isolate ovarian cell line Hi5 chromosome 9, tn1, whole genome shotgun sequence genomic window:
- the LOC113497754 gene encoding glucose dehydrogenase [FAD, quinone]-like isoform X2, with the protein MLHSLFKVNVANVAIAVCGIGVILIWNQIIILHIISVLEVKIFPHVMRVMQVAIVGISSLNRPDIYPSHANVQDGQTFDFIIVGAGTAGCVLANRLTEVSGWQVLLIEAGDDPPSAVNIPGLSALTTDVLPDWNYYTVDDGYSSQGLKEKSIRNLRGKMLGGSSSLNFMYHIRGNKEDYDGWASEGNEGWNWDNVTKYFIKSERLIDEEILKSSSASLHNTKGLMGITRPNWDHKLREYLNAFEEKGHKLLIDSNGHEQLGISTPTFNIDNNLRQSSANAFLSPVKDRKNLYVLKNTAARKLIINQDKRVTGVEIKLPGEKVIKVNAKQEVILSAGTMNSPQLLMLSGIGPKDHLKEKGIDVILHSPNVGNNLHDHPFVIVSLTSKHNPVSIVENFDVLKYLDRFPVPNFMGFVALNKSQSYPDYQITAIPTPTAGILPPFVCASTLAYNDASCIALAEAIKQKESLFALISHLHPESRGKILLKSSNPDVPPLIYSGYFSNKNDIENFAKYLVDYVSVINTTFFRAIKSEVVNMKVSQCAGLEFLSDEYWKCYVLNMATTHFHATGTCAMGGVGRGVVDERLRVRGLTGLRVADASIMPSITRGNTNAPVVMIAEKASDMIKIDHGILIKLRKLDIISLGQIRS; encoded by the exons atgttgcaTTCGTTATTCAAAGTAAACGTGGCTAATGTTGCTATAGCGGTATGCGGCATTGGAGTCATTTTAATATGGAATCAAATTAT tATTTTGCACATAATCTCCGTGTTGGAAGTTAAGATTTTCCCGCATGTTATGAGGGTGATGCAAGTGGCAATCGTCGGTATATCTTCATTAAACAGACCGGATATCTACCCTTCACATGCGAATGTTCAAG ATGGACAAACGTTTGACTTTATAATAGTAGGAGCGGGGACTGCGGGATGCGTGCTCGCGAACAGACTGACCGAGGTGTCTGGTTGGCAGGTGCTACTTATTGAAGCTGGGGACGATCCCCCCAGCGCTGTCAAT attCCAGGTTTATCAGCTTTAACAACAGACGTTCTACCAGACTGGAACTATTATACTGTCGACGATGGATACTCGAGCCAAGGGCTCAAAGAAAAGAGTATCAGAAACTTACGAGGCAAAATGTTGGGTGGATCTAGTAGCCTTAACTTCATGTACCATATCAGAGGAAATAAAGAGGACTACGACGGTTGGGCGAGTGAAGGAAACGAAGGCTGGAACTGGGACAAtgtcacaaaatatttcataaagagCGAACGATTGATAGACGAAGAGATTTTAAAAAGCAGCTCGGCTAGTTTACACAATACAAAAGGTTTAATGGGCATAACGAGGCCCAATTGGGATCACAAATTGCGAGAATATCTCAACGCTTTCGAGGAAAAAGGACACAAACTTCTAATCGACAGCAACGGACATGAACAGTTAGGAATATCGACACCAACTTTTAATATTGACAACAATTTGCGACAAAGCTCTGCAAATGCTTTTTTAAGTCCCGTCAAAGACAGAAAGAATCTATACGTCCTCAAAAACACTGCAGCACGAAAACTTATAATCAATCAGGACAAAAGAGTCACAGGTGTTGAAATTAAACTACCTGGAGAGAAAGTAATTAAAGTGAACGCTAAACAAGAAGTTATACTCTCAGCTGGCACTATGAACAGTCCGCAGTTGCTAATGTTATCTGGTATCGGACCTAAAGACcacttaaaagaaaaaggaattGATGTAATCTTACACTCACCGAATGTAGGCAATAACTTACATGATCATCCCTTTGTGATAGTATCTCTTACGAGCAAACATAATCCCGTATCAATTGTAGAAAATTTTGACGTGCTTAAGTATCTTGACCGGTTTCCAGTTCCCAATTTCATGGGTTTCGTTGCTCTGAATAAGTCTCAAAGCTACCCTGATTATCAGATTACTGCTATTCCTACGCCGACAGCTGGAATTCTTCCGCCTTTCGTTTGTGCGTCAACGTTAGCTTACAACGATGCATCCTGTATAGCTCTTGCCGAAGCAATAAAGCAAAAGGAATCATTATTTGCTCTCATATCACATTTACATCCAGAATCCAGAGGCAAAATTTTACTGAAGTCTTCAAACCCAGACGTTCCCCCATTAATTTATTCTGGATATTTCAGTAACAAGAATGATATAGAAAACTTTGCAAAATATTTGGTAGATTATGTGAGTGTGATAAATACGACATTTTTTAGGGCTATAAAGTCTGAAGTCGTTAATATGAAAGTCAGTCAATGTGCTGGTTTGGAGTTCTTGAGTGATGAGTACTGGAAGTGTTACGTTCTGAATATGGCGACGACGCATTTCCACGCTACTGGGACGTGTGCTATGGGAGGAGTTGGGAGAGGTGTAGTCGATGAAAGGTTAAGAGTAAGGGGACTGACTGGTCTAAGGGTTGCGGATGCAAGTATTATGCCTTCAATTACTAGAGGCAACACAAACGCCCCAGTTGTTATGATTGCCGAGAAAGCTTCTGATATGATCAAAATTGATCACGGAATTCTTATCAAGTTACGTAAACTGGATATAATCAGTTTAGGCCAAATCAGGAGCTAG
- the LOC113497754 gene encoding glucose dehydrogenase [FAD, quinone]-like isoform X1 — MLHSLFKVNVANVAIAVCGIGVILIWNQIISILHIISVLEVKIFPHVMRVMQVAIVGISSLNRPDIYPSHANVQDGQTFDFIIVGAGTAGCVLANRLTEVSGWQVLLIEAGDDPPSAVNIPGLSALTTDVLPDWNYYTVDDGYSSQGLKEKSIRNLRGKMLGGSSSLNFMYHIRGNKEDYDGWASEGNEGWNWDNVTKYFIKSERLIDEEILKSSSASLHNTKGLMGITRPNWDHKLREYLNAFEEKGHKLLIDSNGHEQLGISTPTFNIDNNLRQSSANAFLSPVKDRKNLYVLKNTAARKLIINQDKRVTGVEIKLPGEKVIKVNAKQEVILSAGTMNSPQLLMLSGIGPKDHLKEKGIDVILHSPNVGNNLHDHPFVIVSLTSKHNPVSIVENFDVLKYLDRFPVPNFMGFVALNKSQSYPDYQITAIPTPTAGILPPFVCASTLAYNDASCIALAEAIKQKESLFALISHLHPESRGKILLKSSNPDVPPLIYSGYFSNKNDIENFAKYLVDYVSVINTTFFRAIKSEVVNMKVSQCAGLEFLSDEYWKCYVLNMATTHFHATGTCAMGGVGRGVVDERLRVRGLTGLRVADASIMPSITRGNTNAPVVMIAEKASDMIKIDHGILIKLRKLDIISLGQIRS; from the exons atgttgcaTTCGTTATTCAAAGTAAACGTGGCTAATGTTGCTATAGCGGTATGCGGCATTGGAGTCATTTTAATATGGAATCAAATTAT aagtATTTTGCACATAATCTCCGTGTTGGAAGTTAAGATTTTCCCGCATGTTATGAGGGTGATGCAAGTGGCAATCGTCGGTATATCTTCATTAAACAGACCGGATATCTACCCTTCACATGCGAATGTTCAAG ATGGACAAACGTTTGACTTTATAATAGTAGGAGCGGGGACTGCGGGATGCGTGCTCGCGAACAGACTGACCGAGGTGTCTGGTTGGCAGGTGCTACTTATTGAAGCTGGGGACGATCCCCCCAGCGCTGTCAAT attCCAGGTTTATCAGCTTTAACAACAGACGTTCTACCAGACTGGAACTATTATACTGTCGACGATGGATACTCGAGCCAAGGGCTCAAAGAAAAGAGTATCAGAAACTTACGAGGCAAAATGTTGGGTGGATCTAGTAGCCTTAACTTCATGTACCATATCAGAGGAAATAAAGAGGACTACGACGGTTGGGCGAGTGAAGGAAACGAAGGCTGGAACTGGGACAAtgtcacaaaatatttcataaagagCGAACGATTGATAGACGAAGAGATTTTAAAAAGCAGCTCGGCTAGTTTACACAATACAAAAGGTTTAATGGGCATAACGAGGCCCAATTGGGATCACAAATTGCGAGAATATCTCAACGCTTTCGAGGAAAAAGGACACAAACTTCTAATCGACAGCAACGGACATGAACAGTTAGGAATATCGACACCAACTTTTAATATTGACAACAATTTGCGACAAAGCTCTGCAAATGCTTTTTTAAGTCCCGTCAAAGACAGAAAGAATCTATACGTCCTCAAAAACACTGCAGCACGAAAACTTATAATCAATCAGGACAAAAGAGTCACAGGTGTTGAAATTAAACTACCTGGAGAGAAAGTAATTAAAGTGAACGCTAAACAAGAAGTTATACTCTCAGCTGGCACTATGAACAGTCCGCAGTTGCTAATGTTATCTGGTATCGGACCTAAAGACcacttaaaagaaaaaggaattGATGTAATCTTACACTCACCGAATGTAGGCAATAACTTACATGATCATCCCTTTGTGATAGTATCTCTTACGAGCAAACATAATCCCGTATCAATTGTAGAAAATTTTGACGTGCTTAAGTATCTTGACCGGTTTCCAGTTCCCAATTTCATGGGTTTCGTTGCTCTGAATAAGTCTCAAAGCTACCCTGATTATCAGATTACTGCTATTCCTACGCCGACAGCTGGAATTCTTCCGCCTTTCGTTTGTGCGTCAACGTTAGCTTACAACGATGCATCCTGTATAGCTCTTGCCGAAGCAATAAAGCAAAAGGAATCATTATTTGCTCTCATATCACATTTACATCCAGAATCCAGAGGCAAAATTTTACTGAAGTCTTCAAACCCAGACGTTCCCCCATTAATTTATTCTGGATATTTCAGTAACAAGAATGATATAGAAAACTTTGCAAAATATTTGGTAGATTATGTGAGTGTGATAAATACGACATTTTTTAGGGCTATAAAGTCTGAAGTCGTTAATATGAAAGTCAGTCAATGTGCTGGTTTGGAGTTCTTGAGTGATGAGTACTGGAAGTGTTACGTTCTGAATATGGCGACGACGCATTTCCACGCTACTGGGACGTGTGCTATGGGAGGAGTTGGGAGAGGTGTAGTCGATGAAAGGTTAAGAGTAAGGGGACTGACTGGTCTAAGGGTTGCGGATGCAAGTATTATGCCTTCAATTACTAGAGGCAACACAAACGCCCCAGTTGTTATGATTGCCGAGAAAGCTTCTGATATGATCAAAATTGATCACGGAATTCTTATCAAGTTACGTAAACTGGATATAATCAGTTTAGGCCAAATCAGGAGCTAG
- the LOC113497754 gene encoding glucose dehydrogenase [FAD, quinone]-like isoform X4 encodes MKYGQTFDFIIVGAGTAGCVLANRLTEVSGWQVLLIEAGDDPPSAVNIPGLSALTTDVLPDWNYYTVDDGYSSQGLKEKSIRNLRGKMLGGSSSLNFMYHIRGNKEDYDGWASEGNEGWNWDNVTKYFIKSERLIDEEILKSSSASLHNTKGLMGITRPNWDHKLREYLNAFEEKGHKLLIDSNGHEQLGISTPTFNIDNNLRQSSANAFLSPVKDRKNLYVLKNTAARKLIINQDKRVTGVEIKLPGEKVIKVNAKQEVILSAGTMNSPQLLMLSGIGPKDHLKEKGIDVILHSPNVGNNLHDHPFVIVSLTSKHNPVSIVENFDVLKYLDRFPVPNFMGFVALNKSQSYPDYQITAIPTPTAGILPPFVCASTLAYNDASCIALAEAIKQKESLFALISHLHPESRGKILLKSSNPDVPPLIYSGYFSNKNDIENFAKYLVDYVSVINTTFFRAIKSEVVNMKVSQCAGLEFLSDEYWKCYVLNMATTHFHATGTCAMGGVGRGVVDERLRVRGLTGLRVADASIMPSITRGNTNAPVVMIAEKASDMIKIDHGILIKLRKLDIISLGQIRS; translated from the exons atgaaat ATGGACAAACGTTTGACTTTATAATAGTAGGAGCGGGGACTGCGGGATGCGTGCTCGCGAACAGACTGACCGAGGTGTCTGGTTGGCAGGTGCTACTTATTGAAGCTGGGGACGATCCCCCCAGCGCTGTCAAT attCCAGGTTTATCAGCTTTAACAACAGACGTTCTACCAGACTGGAACTATTATACTGTCGACGATGGATACTCGAGCCAAGGGCTCAAAGAAAAGAGTATCAGAAACTTACGAGGCAAAATGTTGGGTGGATCTAGTAGCCTTAACTTCATGTACCATATCAGAGGAAATAAAGAGGACTACGACGGTTGGGCGAGTGAAGGAAACGAAGGCTGGAACTGGGACAAtgtcacaaaatatttcataaagagCGAACGATTGATAGACGAAGAGATTTTAAAAAGCAGCTCGGCTAGTTTACACAATACAAAAGGTTTAATGGGCATAACGAGGCCCAATTGGGATCACAAATTGCGAGAATATCTCAACGCTTTCGAGGAAAAAGGACACAAACTTCTAATCGACAGCAACGGACATGAACAGTTAGGAATATCGACACCAACTTTTAATATTGACAACAATTTGCGACAAAGCTCTGCAAATGCTTTTTTAAGTCCCGTCAAAGACAGAAAGAATCTATACGTCCTCAAAAACACTGCAGCACGAAAACTTATAATCAATCAGGACAAAAGAGTCACAGGTGTTGAAATTAAACTACCTGGAGAGAAAGTAATTAAAGTGAACGCTAAACAAGAAGTTATACTCTCAGCTGGCACTATGAACAGTCCGCAGTTGCTAATGTTATCTGGTATCGGACCTAAAGACcacttaaaagaaaaaggaattGATGTAATCTTACACTCACCGAATGTAGGCAATAACTTACATGATCATCCCTTTGTGATAGTATCTCTTACGAGCAAACATAATCCCGTATCAATTGTAGAAAATTTTGACGTGCTTAAGTATCTTGACCGGTTTCCAGTTCCCAATTTCATGGGTTTCGTTGCTCTGAATAAGTCTCAAAGCTACCCTGATTATCAGATTACTGCTATTCCTACGCCGACAGCTGGAATTCTTCCGCCTTTCGTTTGTGCGTCAACGTTAGCTTACAACGATGCATCCTGTATAGCTCTTGCCGAAGCAATAAAGCAAAAGGAATCATTATTTGCTCTCATATCACATTTACATCCAGAATCCAGAGGCAAAATTTTACTGAAGTCTTCAAACCCAGACGTTCCCCCATTAATTTATTCTGGATATTTCAGTAACAAGAATGATATAGAAAACTTTGCAAAATATTTGGTAGATTATGTGAGTGTGATAAATACGACATTTTTTAGGGCTATAAAGTCTGAAGTCGTTAATATGAAAGTCAGTCAATGTGCTGGTTTGGAGTTCTTGAGTGATGAGTACTGGAAGTGTTACGTTCTGAATATGGCGACGACGCATTTCCACGCTACTGGGACGTGTGCTATGGGAGGAGTTGGGAGAGGTGTAGTCGATGAAAGGTTAAGAGTAAGGGGACTGACTGGTCTAAGGGTTGCGGATGCAAGTATTATGCCTTCAATTACTAGAGGCAACACAAACGCCCCAGTTGTTATGATTGCCGAGAAAGCTTCTGATATGATCAAAATTGATCACGGAATTCTTATCAAGTTACGTAAACTGGATATAATCAGTTTAGGCCAAATCAGGAGCTAG
- the LOC113497754 gene encoding glucose dehydrogenase [FAD, quinone]-like isoform X3 yields the protein MSASTYQCHIFYGQTFDFIIVGAGTAGCVLANRLTEVSGWQVLLIEAGDDPPSAVNIPGLSALTTDVLPDWNYYTVDDGYSSQGLKEKSIRNLRGKMLGGSSSLNFMYHIRGNKEDYDGWASEGNEGWNWDNVTKYFIKSERLIDEEILKSSSASLHNTKGLMGITRPNWDHKLREYLNAFEEKGHKLLIDSNGHEQLGISTPTFNIDNNLRQSSANAFLSPVKDRKNLYVLKNTAARKLIINQDKRVTGVEIKLPGEKVIKVNAKQEVILSAGTMNSPQLLMLSGIGPKDHLKEKGIDVILHSPNVGNNLHDHPFVIVSLTSKHNPVSIVENFDVLKYLDRFPVPNFMGFVALNKSQSYPDYQITAIPTPTAGILPPFVCASTLAYNDASCIALAEAIKQKESLFALISHLHPESRGKILLKSSNPDVPPLIYSGYFSNKNDIENFAKYLVDYVSVINTTFFRAIKSEVVNMKVSQCAGLEFLSDEYWKCYVLNMATTHFHATGTCAMGGVGRGVVDERLRVRGLTGLRVADASIMPSITRGNTNAPVVMIAEKASDMIKIDHGILIKLRKLDIISLGQIRS from the exons ATGAGCGCATCTACTTATCAGTGCCACATATTCT ATGGACAAACGTTTGACTTTATAATAGTAGGAGCGGGGACTGCGGGATGCGTGCTCGCGAACAGACTGACCGAGGTGTCTGGTTGGCAGGTGCTACTTATTGAAGCTGGGGACGATCCCCCCAGCGCTGTCAAT attCCAGGTTTATCAGCTTTAACAACAGACGTTCTACCAGACTGGAACTATTATACTGTCGACGATGGATACTCGAGCCAAGGGCTCAAAGAAAAGAGTATCAGAAACTTACGAGGCAAAATGTTGGGTGGATCTAGTAGCCTTAACTTCATGTACCATATCAGAGGAAATAAAGAGGACTACGACGGTTGGGCGAGTGAAGGAAACGAAGGCTGGAACTGGGACAAtgtcacaaaatatttcataaagagCGAACGATTGATAGACGAAGAGATTTTAAAAAGCAGCTCGGCTAGTTTACACAATACAAAAGGTTTAATGGGCATAACGAGGCCCAATTGGGATCACAAATTGCGAGAATATCTCAACGCTTTCGAGGAAAAAGGACACAAACTTCTAATCGACAGCAACGGACATGAACAGTTAGGAATATCGACACCAACTTTTAATATTGACAACAATTTGCGACAAAGCTCTGCAAATGCTTTTTTAAGTCCCGTCAAAGACAGAAAGAATCTATACGTCCTCAAAAACACTGCAGCACGAAAACTTATAATCAATCAGGACAAAAGAGTCACAGGTGTTGAAATTAAACTACCTGGAGAGAAAGTAATTAAAGTGAACGCTAAACAAGAAGTTATACTCTCAGCTGGCACTATGAACAGTCCGCAGTTGCTAATGTTATCTGGTATCGGACCTAAAGACcacttaaaagaaaaaggaattGATGTAATCTTACACTCACCGAATGTAGGCAATAACTTACATGATCATCCCTTTGTGATAGTATCTCTTACGAGCAAACATAATCCCGTATCAATTGTAGAAAATTTTGACGTGCTTAAGTATCTTGACCGGTTTCCAGTTCCCAATTTCATGGGTTTCGTTGCTCTGAATAAGTCTCAAAGCTACCCTGATTATCAGATTACTGCTATTCCTACGCCGACAGCTGGAATTCTTCCGCCTTTCGTTTGTGCGTCAACGTTAGCTTACAACGATGCATCCTGTATAGCTCTTGCCGAAGCAATAAAGCAAAAGGAATCATTATTTGCTCTCATATCACATTTACATCCAGAATCCAGAGGCAAAATTTTACTGAAGTCTTCAAACCCAGACGTTCCCCCATTAATTTATTCTGGATATTTCAGTAACAAGAATGATATAGAAAACTTTGCAAAATATTTGGTAGATTATGTGAGTGTGATAAATACGACATTTTTTAGGGCTATAAAGTCTGAAGTCGTTAATATGAAAGTCAGTCAATGTGCTGGTTTGGAGTTCTTGAGTGATGAGTACTGGAAGTGTTACGTTCTGAATATGGCGACGACGCATTTCCACGCTACTGGGACGTGTGCTATGGGAGGAGTTGGGAGAGGTGTAGTCGATGAAAGGTTAAGAGTAAGGGGACTGACTGGTCTAAGGGTTGCGGATGCAAGTATTATGCCTTCAATTACTAGAGGCAACACAAACGCCCCAGTTGTTATGATTGCCGAGAAAGCTTCTGATATGATCAAAATTGATCACGGAATTCTTATCAAGTTACGTAAACTGGATATAATCAGTTTAGGCCAAATCAGGAGCTAG
- the LOC113497755 gene encoding probable ATP-dependent RNA helicase DDX28, translating into MTVIMSKLRPILNLSYCRYYSVQQAKKKLPIISCKRSEFNHYEGQTYSKFEGIPLASKGWLHNKSKNDYFIVYGDANKKVEKEVYRKSFEEIGLCQSLIEVMSEQGISLPTAIQSKGIPAILNGYNTVMTAETGCGKTLAYLLPIFQHILEWKPSIKEDFNSPLAVVITPSRELATQVGEVAQNIAQRLNLNVTTLVGGRTKQKMLNPPIEYCDLLVTTLGAYSKLVTTGIFKVNNVHHVVLDEADTLLDDSFIDKLANLLKKFAIHFKVNIQTPPVGCQVTLVSATMPHELPEAVSAFVDPQSLKTVTTSNIHRLLPHVPQKFLRLGKAHKPAELLKLVQADLNLKRPVMIFSNQTSTCDFVSMFLNENNVECININGRMAVPLKLGKFEMFRSGKVDVLSCTDIASRGLDTIRTQHIINYDFPLYTADYIHRCGRTGRIGSPPDCAITNFIAWPREVELVQKIELSIRKHSELPRVNANIRRLIEERIIKMEGQV; encoded by the exons atgaccGTAATAATGTCGAAATTACGGCCGATATTAAATTTGTCATATTGCCGGTACTACAGTGTACAGCAGGCAAAGAAAAAGTTACCAATAATATCGTGTAAGCGATCGGAATTCAATCATTATGAGGGTCAGACTTACAGTAAATTTGAAGGTATTCCTCTGGCTTCTAAAGGCTGGCTGCATAACAAGTCGAAAAATGATTACTTTATAGTCTACGGGGATGCTAATAAAAAGGTGGAAAAGGAGGTTTACAGGAAGAGTTTTGAAGAAATCGGCTTATGTCAGAGTTTGATAGAGGTTATGTCCGAGCAAGGAATCTCTTTGCCGACTGCCATCCAATCTAAGGGGATCCCAGCTATTTTAAACGGTTACAACACTGTTATGACCGCGGAAACCGGGTGCGGCAAGACGCTGGCGTATTTACTGCCGATATTCCAACACATTCTTGAGTGGAAACCAAGTATCAAAGAGGATTTTAACAGTCCTCTGGCTGTTGTTATTACTCCTAGTAGAGAATTAG caACGCAAGTTGGCGAAGTGGCTCAAAATATAGCTCAACGTTTAAACTTGAATGTTACTACGCTAGTTGGGGGACGTACTAAACAAAAGATGTTAAACCCTCCGATAGAATATTGTGACCTCCTTGTAACTACGTTAGGAGCGTACAGTAAGTTAGTGACTACGGGAATATTCAAGGTCAATAATGTTCACCACGTGGTTCTGGATGAAGCTGATACACTACTAGACGACAGTTTTATTGATAAGCTTGCTAATCTATTGAAGAAGTTTGCG ATTCACTTTAAAGTGAATATACAAACTCCTCCAGTGGGATGTCAGGTGACCCTGGTCAGTGCGACCATGCCTCACGAGCTGCCAGAAGCAGTGAGCGCGTTTGTGGATCCCCAGTCACTGAAAACTGTAACTACAAGTAATATTCATAGGCTGTTACCGCATGTGCCACAAAA ATTCCTCCGTCTCGGAAAAGCACACAAACCTGCAGAGTTATTAAAGTTAGTGCAAGCAGACTTGAATCTAAAACGTCCAGTCATGATCTTCTCCAACCAAACGTCGACCTGTGACTTCGTATCTATGTTCCTTAACGAGAATAACGTAGAATGCATTAACATTAACGGAAGGATGGCGGTGCCCCTGAAGTTGGGAAAGTTTGAGATGTTTCGGAGCGGAAAGGTTGATGTTTTGTCTTGTACCGATATAGCGTCTAGAGGATTGGATACGATAAGG ACACAACACATAATAAACTACGACTTCCCGTTATACACCGCGGACTACATCCACCGCTGCGGCCGCACCGGTCGCATCGGGTCCCCGCCCGACTGTGCCATCACGAACTTCATAGCGTGGCCGCGAGAGGTAGAGTTAGTACAGAAAATAGAGCTATCGATAAGGAAACACAGCGAACTGCCGAGAGTGAACGCGAATATAAGAAGGCTGATTGAagaaagaattattaaaatggaAGGACAAGTTTAG